Proteins encoded by one window of Ulvibacter sp. MAR_2010_11:
- a CDS encoding FAD:protein FMN transferase — translation MKKLIFIFLGCVLISCGKEEKEVFSLHGDAFGTTYSIQYYSNKLIDAERGIDSVIHAVNKSVSTYMPNSDISKINQGDSTVVVDSIFKQVFRISETVYTNSQGYFDPTIGVLRNAYGFGDTKPLKKMDSITLDSLMQYVGFRKVSLLKDGRVAKTHPEIYFDFNAVAKGYGIDCLGRYLESQGITDYLIELGGEVLAKGSNLLKHKPWIVGIENVDSNLSNRSYEATIQLENRAMASSGNYRKFRIDSLTGKKYVHTLNPLTGSADQSDVTSATVVAATCGEADAYATALMALGLEKSKLLLKETAGIEAYLTFMDSMHKPQVYMTENFRKLLVDSLGTNGK, via the coding sequence ATGAAAAAACTGATTTTTATTTTTTTGGGATGCGTACTTATTTCCTGCGGGAAAGAGGAGAAAGAAGTGTTCTCGCTCCACGGAGATGCCTTTGGCACGACCTATAGCATTCAGTATTATTCGAATAAACTAATTGATGCCGAACGCGGAATAGATTCTGTAATTCACGCTGTGAACAAGTCGGTTAGCACCTATATGCCCAACAGCGATATTTCAAAAATAAACCAAGGAGATAGCACGGTGGTGGTCGATTCGATTTTTAAACAAGTTTTTCGTATTTCTGAAACGGTTTATACAAATTCACAAGGCTATTTTGACCCTACCATAGGAGTGCTGCGAAATGCCTATGGATTTGGAGATACCAAACCTTTGAAGAAAATGGATAGTATCACTTTGGATTCGCTAATGCAATATGTTGGCTTCCGAAAGGTGTCTCTTTTGAAGGATGGTAGAGTTGCCAAAACACACCCCGAAATATACTTCGATTTTAATGCAGTTGCCAAGGGCTACGGAATTGATTGTCTTGGCAGGTATCTGGAATCTCAAGGAATTACAGATTATTTAATCGAATTGGGAGGTGAAGTATTGGCCAAAGGATCAAATCTTTTGAAACATAAGCCATGGATTGTTGGGATTGAAAACGTTGACTCAAATTTAAGCAACCGAAGCTACGAGGCAACCATTCAATTAGAAAACAGGGCTATGGCGTCTTCGGGGAATTATCGGAAATTCAGAATTGACAGTCTCACAGGAAAGAAATATGTTCACACACTAAATCCATTAACCGGCTCAGCCGATCAGAGCGATGTTACCAGTGCCACGGTGGTTGCCGCAACCTGCGGTGAAGCCGATGCTTATGCAACTGCTTTAATGGCGCTGGGCTTGGAAAAATCGAAATTACTACTGAAGGAAACTGCAGGTATTGAGGCCTATCTCACCTTTATGGATTCGATGCATAAGCCGCAGGTATACATGACTGAAAACTTCAGGAAATTACTGGTCGATTCACTTGGTACAAACGGGAAGTAA